One Rhododendron vialii isolate Sample 1 chromosome 2a, ASM3025357v1 genomic region harbors:
- the LOC131316539 gene encoding protein LIGHT-DEPENDENT SHORT HYPOCOTYLS 10-like: protein MSTEIVKNSIGESSRSVGGDIPHAVSAPLSRYESQKRRDWNTFGQYLKNQRPPVSLSQCNCNHVLDFLRYLDQFGKTKVHTNGCVFFGQPDPPAPCTCPLRQAWGSLDALIGRLRAAYEEHGGSSETNPFGNGAIRVYLREVKECQAKARGIPYKKKKKKKNQIIKGIDNELKASKQPI, encoded by the coding sequence ATGTCAACTGAAATAGTAAAAAACTCCATCGGCGAATCATCGCGATCCGTCGGCGGTGATATTCCCCATGCAGTATCAGCTCCTTTGAGCCGGTACGAATCCCAAAAACGCAGAGACTGGAACACTTTCGGCCAGTACTTGAAAAACCAGAGGCCACCGGTTTCACTATCCCAGTGCAATTGTAACCACGTCCTGGATTTCCTGCGGTACCTGGACCAGTTTGGAAAAACCAAGGTTCACACCAACGGCTGCGTGTTTTTCGGGCAACCGGACCCACCTGCCCCGTGCACTTGCCCTCTGCGGCAAGCGTGGGGGAGCCTCGACGCGCTGATTGGACGGCTGAGAGCGGCCTATGAAGAGCACGGTGGGTCATCGGAGACGAACCCGTTCGGGAACGGAGCTATTCGGGTTTATTTACGAGAAGTGAAGGAGTGTCAAGCTAAGGCTAGGGGTATTCCgtacaagaagaaaaagaagaagaagaatcagatCATtaaagggattgataatgaacTCAAGGCTTCAAAGCAGCCCATTTGA